One stretch of Pieris brassicae chromosome 8, ilPieBrab1.1, whole genome shotgun sequence DNA includes these proteins:
- the LOC123713406 gene encoding uncharacterized protein LOC123713406, with the protein MTEKEVTIEELDDTVKQTNEQLDLMEWKLDGGGMEIVTPINNQDVCIVNLLKSVSEVRSDYQQLRRELIEVQALQRELSTRLRTQLRLVHGKFARLRQRIAAASPPR; encoded by the exons ATGACAGAGAAAGAGGTTACAATTGAGGAACTGGACGATaca gtaaaacaaacaaatgaacaaCTTGATCTGATGGAATGGAAACTTGATGGAGGAGGGATGGAGATAGTGACTCCCATCAACAACCAGGATGTTTGTATTGTCAATTTACTGAAATCTGTTTCTGAG GTTCGGTCCGACTACCAACAGCTTCGCCGTGAGTTAATTGAAGTGCAGGCGCTTCAAAGGGAGCTATCTACGCGTCTGCGCACACAATTGCGACTAGTACATGGGAAATTCGCACGACTGCGTCAAAGAATCGCAGCCGCGTCGCCACCTCGTTAG